One stretch of Streptomyces sp. MMBL 11-1 DNA includes these proteins:
- a CDS encoding PH domain-containing protein, whose protein sequence is MSAPRPEQPTLPVTFRPTLTRVVLLSTGLAMFLVITVIALMLERLNPGERITFVFVAALFFGVLALLSRPRVTADDAGVTVVNLTLTRRLAWEEILRVNLRSGDPWVYLDLSDGTSLPALGIQPGLAKQQAIRDARALRSLAEAHGSGSDDTPRSG, encoded by the coding sequence ATGTCCGCGCCCAGGCCCGAACAGCCCACCCTGCCGGTCACCTTCCGGCCCACCCTCACCCGGGTGGTCCTGCTGAGCACGGGCCTGGCGATGTTCCTCGTCATCACCGTCATCGCGCTGATGCTGGAGCGGCTCAACCCGGGGGAGCGGATCACCTTCGTCTTCGTCGCGGCACTCTTCTTCGGCGTCCTGGCCCTGCTCAGCAGGCCCCGGGTCACCGCCGACGACGCCGGGGTCACGGTCGTCAACCTCACCCTGACCCGCAGGCTGGCGTGGGAGGAGATCCTCCGCGTCAACCTGCGCTCCGGTGACCCCTGGGTCTACCTCGACCTCAGCGACGGCACGAGCCTGCCCGCCCTCGGCATCCAGCCCGGCCTGGCCAAGCAGCAGGCCATCCGCGACGCCCGCGCCCTGCGCTCCCTCGCCGAGGCGCACGGATCCGGCAGCGACGACACCCCGCGCAGCGGCTGA
- the hisG gene encoding ATP phosphoribosyltransferase → MLRIAVPNKGSLSGPAMAMLHEAGYQQRKESKELVLVDPGNEVEFFYLRPRDIAIYVSSGKLDIGITGRDLLLDSGADSEEILQLGFARSTFRYATKPGTAAGPQDFDGMTIATSYEGIVAAHLAEAGVKASVVHLDGAVETAIELGVAQVIADVVETGTSLRNAGLEVIGEPIMTSEAVVIRRNGAPADDPKVQQFLRRLQGVLVARSYVMMDYDCRVEHLERAVALTPGLESPTISPLHHEGWVAVRSMVAAKEAQRIMDDLYELGARAILTTAIHACRL, encoded by the coding sequence ATGCTGCGCATCGCCGTTCCCAACAAGGGTTCACTCTCCGGACCTGCGATGGCGATGCTCCATGAGGCCGGCTACCAGCAGCGCAAGGAGTCGAAGGAACTGGTCCTGGTCGACCCCGGGAACGAGGTCGAGTTCTTCTACCTCCGCCCCCGCGACATCGCGATCTACGTCAGCTCCGGCAAGCTCGACATCGGCATCACCGGCCGCGACCTGCTGCTGGACTCCGGGGCCGACTCCGAGGAGATCCTCCAGCTCGGCTTCGCCCGCTCCACCTTCCGCTACGCCACCAAGCCCGGTACCGCCGCGGGCCCGCAGGACTTCGACGGCATGACGATCGCCACCTCCTACGAGGGCATCGTCGCCGCCCACCTCGCCGAGGCGGGCGTCAAGGCCTCCGTCGTCCACCTCGACGGCGCCGTCGAGACCGCCATCGAGCTGGGCGTCGCCCAGGTCATCGCCGACGTGGTGGAGACGGGCACCAGCCTGCGCAACGCCGGACTCGAAGTGATCGGCGAGCCGATCATGACCTCCGAGGCCGTCGTCATCCGCCGCAACGGCGCCCCCGCCGACGACCCCAAGGTGCAGCAGTTCCTCCGCCGCCTCCAGGGCGTCCTGGTCGCCCGGTCCTACGTGATGATGGACTACGACTGCCGCGTCGAGCACCTGGAGCGCGCCGTCGCCCTCACCCCGGGCCTGGAGTCGCCGACCATCTCCCCGCTGCACCACGAGGGCTGGGTCGCCGTCCGCTCCATGGTCGCCGCCAAGGAGGCCCAGCGGATCATGGACGACCTGTACGAGCTCGGCGCCCGCGCCATCCTCACCACGGCCATCCACGCCTGTCGCCTCTGA
- a CDS encoding phosphoribosyl-ATP diphosphatase has protein sequence MADKTFEELFAELQLKAAEGDPATSRTAELVGKGVHAIGKKVVEEAAEVWMAAEYEGKEAAAEEISQLLYHVQVMMVARGISLDDVYAHL, from the coding sequence ATGGCTGACAAAACCTTCGAAGAGCTCTTCGCCGAGCTCCAGCTCAAGGCCGCCGAGGGCGACCCCGCGACCTCCCGCACCGCCGAACTGGTGGGCAAGGGCGTGCATGCCATCGGCAAGAAGGTCGTCGAGGAGGCCGCCGAGGTCTGGATGGCCGCCGAGTACGAGGGCAAGGAAGCCGCCGCCGAGGAGATCTCCCAGCTGCTGTACCACGTCCAGGTGATGATGGTCGCCCGCGGGATCTCGCTCGACGACGTCTACGCCCATCTCTGA
- the ribH gene encoding 6,7-dimethyl-8-ribityllumazine synthase, whose protein sequence is MSGKGAPELSVRNCGDLRVAVIAAQWHEKVMDGLVDGALRALRELGIDEPTLLRVPGSFELPVVAKVLAGRGYDAIVALGVVIRGGTPHFEYVSQGVTLGLTQVTVDTGVPVGFGVLTCDTEEQALERAGLEGSKEDKGHEAVTAAVATAATLRTVSEPWR, encoded by the coding sequence ATGAGCGGCAAGGGTGCACCCGAACTGTCCGTACGCAACTGCGGCGACCTGCGCGTGGCCGTGATCGCGGCCCAGTGGCACGAGAAGGTCATGGACGGACTCGTCGACGGCGCCCTGCGCGCCCTGCGCGAGCTGGGCATCGACGAGCCGACCCTGCTCCGCGTCCCGGGCAGCTTCGAGCTGCCCGTCGTCGCCAAGGTGCTCGCCGGACGCGGCTACGACGCGATCGTCGCCCTCGGCGTGGTCATCCGGGGCGGCACCCCCCACTTCGAGTACGTCTCCCAGGGCGTCACCCTCGGCCTCACCCAGGTCACCGTCGACACCGGTGTTCCCGTCGGCTTCGGCGTACTGACCTGCGACACCGAGGAGCAGGCGCTGGAGCGGGCCGGCCTCGAAGGGTCCAAGGAGGACAAGGGGCACGAAGCGGTCACCGCCGCCGTGGCCACCGCGGCCACGCTGCGCACCGTCAGCGAACCCTGGCGCTGA
- a CDS encoding bifunctional 3,4-dihydroxy-2-butanone-4-phosphate synthase/GTP cyclohydrolase II, whose amino-acid sequence MTAQPTWLHPGHEPLPENLSLDPVEQAVRDIAAGRPVVVVDDEDRENEGDLVIAAEKATPEIVAFMMSECRGLICAPMESDELERLDLPQMVEHNTESMRTAFTVSVDASAAHGVTTGISAADRATTLRMLAGGVAGPGDFVRPGHIFPLRARSGGVLVRNGHTEAAVDLARLAGLRPAGAIVEIAGEDGVMLRLPELIPFARKHGLTIISIEDLIAYRRSNEPTVRREAETRLPTAFGDFTAYGYRSSVDGVEHVALVHGDVGDGEDVLVRIHSECLTGDIFQSQRCDCGPQLHASMRRITEQGRGVVVYLRGHEGRGIGLLSKLRAYELQERGVDTLDANLELGLPADARDYAAGARILTDLGVRSLRLMTNNPDKTAAVVRHGLAVTGREPMPVQAGEHNLRYLRTKRDRMGHDLPWLDGAPASTCANQ is encoded by the coding sequence ATGACTGCCCAGCCCACCTGGTTGCACCCCGGCCACGAACCGCTCCCCGAGAACCTCTCCCTGGACCCGGTCGAGCAGGCCGTCCGCGACATCGCCGCCGGCCGGCCCGTCGTCGTCGTGGACGACGAGGACCGCGAGAACGAGGGCGACCTCGTCATCGCCGCCGAGAAGGCCACCCCGGAGATCGTCGCCTTCATGATGAGCGAGTGCCGGGGGCTCATCTGCGCGCCGATGGAGAGCGACGAGCTGGAGCGCCTCGACCTCCCGCAGATGGTCGAGCACAACACCGAGTCGATGCGGACCGCGTTCACCGTCTCCGTCGACGCCTCGGCCGCGCACGGCGTCACCACCGGCATCTCCGCCGCCGACCGCGCCACCACGCTGCGCATGCTCGCGGGCGGTGTCGCGGGCCCCGGCGATTTCGTCCGGCCCGGCCACATCTTCCCGCTGCGCGCCCGCTCCGGCGGCGTCCTCGTCCGCAACGGCCACACCGAGGCCGCCGTCGACCTCGCCCGGCTCGCCGGACTCCGCCCGGCCGGCGCCATCGTCGAGATCGCGGGCGAGGACGGCGTCATGCTCCGGCTGCCCGAGCTGATCCCCTTCGCCCGCAAGCACGGCCTGACGATCATCTCCATCGAGGACCTGATCGCCTACCGCCGCAGCAACGAGCCGACCGTCCGCCGCGAGGCCGAGACCCGGCTGCCCACCGCGTTCGGCGACTTCACCGCGTACGGCTACCGCTCCAGTGTCGACGGCGTCGAGCACGTCGCCCTGGTCCACGGCGACGTCGGCGACGGCGAGGACGTCCTCGTCCGGATCCACTCCGAGTGCCTGACCGGCGACATCTTCCAGTCCCAGCGCTGCGACTGCGGCCCGCAGCTGCACGCCTCCATGCGGCGCATCACCGAACAGGGCCGGGGCGTCGTCGTCTACCTGCGCGGCCACGAGGGACGCGGCATCGGCCTGCTCTCCAAGCTGCGCGCGTACGAACTCCAGGAGCGCGGCGTGGACACCCTCGACGCCAACCTGGAGCTGGGCCTGCCCGCCGACGCCCGCGACTACGCGGCGGGCGCCCGGATCCTCACGGACCTCGGCGTGCGCAGCCTGCGGCTGATGACCAACAACCCCGACAAGACCGCGGCCGTCGTCCGCCACGGCCTCGCCGTCACCGGCCGGGAACCCATGCCCGTCCAGGCCGGCGAGCACAACCTGCGCTACCTGCGCACCAAGCGCGACCGCATGGGCCACGACCTGCCCTGGCTGGACGGCGCCCCCGCGTCGACCTGCGCCAACCAGTAA
- a CDS encoding nicotinamide mononucleotide transporter family protein: MNLANWLNSEAFTVFGQHIKWSDMIGNLVGLIALALGWRRSIWTWPAQLLSGVILLVAFASAHLSGSAGKQLVVIVVALWGWWSWNRGKRQAQDGSIAVRFATWRERGVLIGAAALGTLAVGGLFTAFPSLSWDPWPDAYIFVGTVVAMYAQARGMVEFWFAWLLVDLVGVPLNFANGFAFSGFVYIIYGALVLWGMRDWWLRTRTPALEGATA; encoded by the coding sequence ATGAACCTCGCGAACTGGCTCAACTCCGAGGCGTTCACCGTGTTCGGCCAGCACATCAAGTGGTCGGACATGATCGGCAACCTCGTCGGCCTGATCGCCCTGGCCCTCGGCTGGCGGCGCTCGATCTGGACCTGGCCCGCCCAGCTCCTCTCCGGCGTGATCCTGCTCGTCGCCTTCGCCTCCGCGCACCTCTCCGGCAGCGCGGGCAAGCAGCTGGTCGTCATCGTCGTCGCCCTGTGGGGCTGGTGGTCCTGGAACCGCGGCAAGCGGCAGGCCCAGGACGGCTCCATCGCCGTCCGCTTCGCCACCTGGCGCGAGCGCGGCGTGCTGATCGGCGCCGCCGCCCTCGGAACCCTCGCCGTCGGCGGCCTGTTCACCGCCTTCCCGTCGCTCTCCTGGGACCCGTGGCCGGACGCGTACATCTTCGTCGGCACCGTCGTCGCGATGTACGCCCAGGCCCGCGGCATGGTCGAGTTCTGGTTCGCCTGGCTGCTCGTCGACCTGGTCGGCGTCCCGCTGAACTTCGCCAACGGGTTCGCCTTCTCCGGCTTCGTCTACATCATCTACGGCGCGCTCGTCCTGTGGGGGATGCGCGACTGGTGGCTGCGTACGCGGACACCCGCTCTGGAAGGAGCCACGGCATGA
- a CDS encoding riboflavin synthase has translation MFTGIVEELGEVTAVEQLADASRFRLRGPVVTEGARHGDSIAVNGVCLTVVDTADGEFTADVMAETLKRSSLGALTTGSRVNLERPMALGGRLGGHLVQGHVDGTGTIVERTPSEHWELVKVSLPPELTRYVVEKGSITVDGVSLTVVDAETDHFTISLIPTTLALTTLGRKQPGDPVNLEVDVLAKYVERLLGDRAGQDPR, from the coding sequence GTGTTCACCGGAATTGTCGAAGAACTGGGTGAGGTCACCGCCGTCGAGCAGCTGGCGGACGCCTCCCGCTTCCGGCTGCGCGGCCCCGTCGTCACGGAAGGCGCCCGGCACGGCGACTCCATCGCGGTGAACGGCGTCTGCCTCACCGTCGTGGACACCGCCGACGGCGAGTTCACCGCCGACGTGATGGCCGAGACGCTGAAGCGCTCCAGCCTCGGCGCGCTCACCACCGGCTCCCGGGTCAACCTGGAGCGCCCGATGGCGCTCGGCGGCAGGCTCGGCGGACACCTCGTCCAGGGCCACGTGGACGGCACCGGCACCATCGTGGAGCGCACCCCCTCCGAGCACTGGGAGCTCGTCAAGGTCTCCCTGCCGCCCGAGCTGACCCGGTACGTCGTGGAGAAGGGCTCCATCACCGTCGACGGCGTGAGTCTGACCGTCGTGGACGCGGAGACCGACCACTTCACCATCAGCCTCATCCCCACCACCCTTGCCCTGACCACGCTCGGCCGCAAGCAGCCCGGCGACCCGGTCAACCTGGAGGTGGACGTCCTCGCCAAGTACGTCGAGCGGCTGCTCGGCGACCGGGCCGGACAGGACCCGCGATGA
- the ribD gene encoding bifunctional diaminohydroxyphosphoribosylaminopyrimidine deaminase/5-amino-6-(5-phosphoribosylamino)uracil reductase RibD — protein MDTAADITAMRRAITLAARGLGSTSPNPVVGCVITDASGAVVGEGFHQRAGGPHAEVHALRAAGGRARGSTAYVTLEPCDHTGRTGPCSRALLAAGISRVVYAVADPNPGAAGGGDTLRAAGVRVERGLLAEEAEAGNAAWLTSVRLGRPYVLWKYAATLDGRIAAADATSRWITSPEARADVHRLRAEADAVLVGSGTARTDDPQLAVRGIDGVTQPLRVVLDTNATAVKPGARVLDDTAPTLVAVADDAPAGHLPEAAVLRLPRAGAGPGLDLDALLAALHERGVLSVLLEGGPTLAGAFVAAGKVDKVVGYLAPVLLGAGPAALADAGISTISEALRLDVTETVPIGPDLRITAVPAPARKGN, from the coding sequence GTGGACACCGCAGCCGACATCACCGCCATGCGCCGAGCGATCACGCTCGCGGCGCGCGGTCTCGGCTCCACCAGCCCCAATCCGGTCGTCGGATGTGTGATCACCGACGCCTCCGGAGCCGTGGTCGGCGAAGGCTTCCACCAGCGCGCCGGAGGGCCGCACGCCGAGGTCCACGCCCTGCGCGCGGCCGGCGGACGGGCCCGCGGCTCCACCGCCTACGTCACCCTCGAACCCTGCGACCACACCGGCCGCACCGGCCCCTGCTCCCGGGCCCTCCTGGCCGCCGGGATCAGCCGCGTGGTCTACGCGGTCGCCGACCCGAACCCGGGGGCCGCGGGCGGCGGCGACACGCTGCGCGCGGCCGGTGTCCGGGTTGAGCGGGGCCTTCTCGCGGAGGAGGCCGAGGCGGGCAACGCCGCCTGGCTGACCTCGGTGCGCCTCGGGCGGCCGTACGTCCTGTGGAAGTACGCCGCCACCCTCGACGGCCGGATCGCCGCCGCCGACGCCACCAGCCGCTGGATCACCTCGCCCGAGGCCCGCGCCGACGTCCACCGGCTGCGCGCCGAGGCCGACGCCGTGCTGGTGGGCTCCGGCACCGCCCGCACCGACGACCCCCAGCTGGCGGTACGCGGCATCGACGGCGTCACCCAGCCGCTGCGGGTCGTGCTCGACACGAACGCCACGGCCGTGAAGCCCGGCGCCCGGGTCCTGGACGACACCGCGCCCACCCTGGTCGCCGTCGCCGACGACGCCCCCGCCGGACACCTTCCCGAGGCCGCCGTCCTGCGCCTGCCCCGCGCCGGGGCCGGCCCCGGCCTGGACCTCGACGCCCTCCTCGCCGCCCTGCACGAGCGCGGCGTCCTCTCCGTACTCCTCGAAGGCGGCCCCACCCTCGCCGGTGCCTTCGTCGCGGCGGGAAAGGTCGACAAGGTCGTCGGCTATCTCGCCCCGGTGCTCCTCGGCGCGGGCCCCGCCGCCCTCGCCGACGCCGGAATCTCCACGATCTCCGAGGCGTTGCGCCTCGATGTGACCGAGACCGTGCCGATCGGCCCCGATCTGCGCATCACCGCCGTCCCCGCCCCTGCTCGGAAGGGAAACTGA
- a CDS encoding chitinase C-terminal domain-containing protein: MLSPTRARATLLAAGAAVAGLLMTSLAATPSAAATDHESCRPDGLYKTPGVDTPYCTVYDADGREKMGADHKRRVIGYFTNWRTGKDGKDAYLVPDIPWDKVTHLNYAFAHVDGSNKLSVGPDSADNASTGMTWPGVAGAEMDPALPYKGHFNLLTKYKKQHPNVKTLVSVGGWAETGGYFGPDGKRVDSGGFYSMATNADGSVNQSGINTFADSAVDFIKKYGFNGVDIDYEYATTMKDAGNPLDHTLSNGRRAGLVKGYDALMKTLREKLDRAGAADGKHYLLTVAAPSSGYLLRGMETYQMQKYLDYVNIMSYDLHGAWNEYVGPNASLFDDGKDAELAQASVYSTSQYGGTGYLNTDWAYHYFRGSMPAGRINIGLPYYTRGFKNVQGGTDGLWGRAATTDCPAGAGLTKCGDGAVGIDNLWHDKDTNGKESPAGSNPMWHAKNLEKGIVGDYVTDYGFPANTQLTGTYVRKYDSTLVAPWLWNAQKKVFLSTEDEQSVKAKADYVVDKGIGGTMIWELAGDYQWNAAKGQYETGSTLTTAMYDAFKSATPYGAKRSTIDLPTQAVNIDVSFGQFPLGDSNYPISPKLKITNRTKATLPGGTEFQFDYSTSAPANAKDQSGFGTTIIRSDHTAANNIGGLKGDYNRVSLKLPAWQTLAPGASVELDFVYYLPTSTPSNWTVTFGGKSYSLAGDLARGTTVVEPGTGTDPTPTPTPDPTGPTPTPTPTQPGGSCTAPAWSATTEYGGGSTVSHGGHQWKASWWTKGETPGSTGQWGAWKDLGAC, translated from the coding sequence ATGCTGTCCCCCACCCGAGCGAGAGCCACGCTCCTCGCCGCCGGCGCCGCTGTCGCCGGCCTGTTGATGACCTCGCTCGCCGCGACTCCGTCGGCAGCCGCCACCGACCACGAGTCCTGTCGCCCCGACGGTCTGTACAAGACCCCCGGCGTCGACACCCCGTACTGCACCGTCTACGACGCCGACGGCCGCGAGAAGATGGGCGCCGACCACAAGCGCCGCGTCATCGGCTACTTCACCAACTGGCGTACCGGCAAGGACGGCAAGGACGCCTACCTGGTCCCGGACATCCCGTGGGACAAGGTCACCCACCTCAACTACGCCTTCGCGCACGTCGACGGCTCCAACAAGCTCTCGGTCGGCCCCGACAGCGCCGACAACGCCTCGACCGGCATGACCTGGCCGGGTGTCGCGGGCGCGGAGATGGATCCGGCGCTCCCCTACAAGGGGCACTTCAACCTGCTGACGAAGTACAAGAAGCAGCACCCGAACGTGAAGACCCTGGTCTCCGTGGGCGGTTGGGCCGAGACGGGCGGCTACTTCGGCCCCGACGGCAAGCGCGTCGACTCGGGCGGATTCTACTCGATGGCGACCAACGCCGACGGGTCGGTCAACCAGAGCGGCATCAACACCTTCGCGGACTCGGCCGTCGACTTCATCAAGAAGTACGGCTTCAACGGCGTCGACATCGACTACGAGTACGCGACGACCATGAAGGACGCGGGCAACCCGCTGGACCACACGCTGTCCAACGGCCGCCGCGCCGGGCTGGTCAAGGGCTACGACGCCCTGATGAAGACGTTGCGCGAGAAGCTCGACCGCGCGGGCGCCGCCGACGGCAAGCACTACCTGCTGACCGTCGCCGCCCCCTCCTCCGGCTACCTGCTGCGGGGCATGGAGACGTACCAGATGCAGAAGTACCTGGACTACGTGAACATCATGTCCTACGACCTGCACGGCGCCTGGAACGAGTACGTCGGCCCGAACGCCTCGCTGTTCGACGACGGCAAGGACGCCGAACTGGCGCAGGCGAGCGTGTACTCCACCTCGCAGTACGGCGGCACCGGCTACCTCAACACCGACTGGGCCTACCACTACTTCCGCGGCTCGATGCCGGCCGGCCGGATCAACATCGGTCTGCCGTACTACACCCGTGGTTTCAAGAACGTCCAGGGCGGCACCGACGGGCTGTGGGGCAGGGCGGCCACGACCGACTGCCCGGCGGGCGCGGGTCTGACCAAGTGCGGTGACGGCGCGGTCGGGATCGACAACCTCTGGCACGACAAGGACACCAACGGCAAGGAATCTCCTGCCGGTTCCAACCCGATGTGGCACGCGAAGAACCTGGAGAAGGGCATCGTCGGCGACTACGTCACCGACTACGGCTTCCCCGCGAACACCCAGCTGACCGGCACCTACGTCCGCAAGTACGACTCCACGCTGGTCGCCCCGTGGCTGTGGAACGCCCAGAAGAAGGTGTTCCTCTCCACCGAGGACGAGCAGTCGGTGAAGGCCAAGGCCGACTACGTCGTGGACAAGGGCATCGGCGGCACGATGATCTGGGAGCTGGCGGGCGACTACCAGTGGAACGCGGCCAAGGGCCAGTACGAGACCGGCTCGACGCTGACCACCGCGATGTACGACGCGTTCAAGTCGGCGACCCCGTACGGCGCGAAGCGCTCCACGATCGACCTGCCCACCCAGGCCGTGAACATCGACGTCTCCTTCGGGCAGTTCCCGCTGGGCGACTCCAACTACCCGATCAGCCCCAAGCTGAAGATCACCAACCGGACCAAGGCCACGCTGCCCGGCGGTACGGAGTTCCAGTTCGACTACTCCACCTCCGCCCCGGCCAACGCCAAGGACCAGTCCGGCTTCGGCACGACGATCATCCGCAGCGACCACACGGCGGCCAACAACATCGGCGGCCTCAAGGGCGACTACAACCGCGTCTCGCTGAAGCTCCCGGCCTGGCAGACGCTCGCCCCCGGCGCCTCGGTGGAGCTGGACTTCGTCTACTACCTGCCCACCTCCACACCGTCGAACTGGACCGTGACCTTCGGCGGGAAGTCCTACTCCCTCGCCGGTGACCTGGCCCGGGGCACCACCGTGGTCGAGCCCGGCACCGGCACCGACCCCACGCCGACCCCGACGCCGGACCCGACCGGCCCGACGCCGACGCCGACCCCGACGCAGCCGGGCGGCAGCTGCACGGCCCCGGCCTGGAGCGCGACCACCGAGTACGGCGGCGGCTCCACCGTCAGCCACGGCGGCCACCAGTGGAAGGCCTCGTGGTGGACGAAGGGCGAGACGCCCGGATCCACCGGCCAGTGGGGCGCCTGGAAGGACCTCGGCGCCTGCTGA
- a CDS encoding ROK family transcriptional regulator produces MPASPSTARAINDRLALRLLQQDGPLTATQLKTLTGLSRPTVADLVERLQGAGLIQVVGESGAVRRGPNARLYGIVADRAHLAALDVRLGSVGVVVTDLLGATLAEDSLPIGGDTGTEPAVERAVALLERTARAAGSVPLHSVGVGAPGLIDPVTGELRDSTGLPAWHRGLVRELQRRLPATVLVENETNLAAVAEHRAGAARDRETFVLLWLGQGIGAAVMLDGKLRQGASGGAGEIGFLPVPGVGGLPSAVDCDGGFHSLAGSAALCELAAAHGLVDPGAVTDGREEAAAVAAVRTALEAGEAGEPFLKELADRLALGAAAVVSVLDPGCVLLAGAVGHAGGSALAARVEKRLAAMSPLRTEVRAGSLGDGAVLRGALITARDAAQDALFAPEG; encoded by the coding sequence ATGCCCGCATCACCGAGCACGGCTCGGGCCATCAACGACCGGCTCGCCCTGCGGCTGCTCCAGCAGGACGGCCCCCTGACGGCCACCCAGCTCAAGACGCTGACCGGACTCTCCCGCCCCACCGTCGCCGACCTCGTCGAACGGCTCCAGGGGGCCGGGCTGATCCAGGTCGTGGGCGAGTCCGGGGCCGTGCGCCGCGGACCCAACGCCCGGCTGTACGGGATCGTCGCCGACCGGGCCCATCTCGCGGCGCTCGACGTGCGCCTCGGAAGCGTCGGTGTGGTCGTCACCGATCTGCTGGGGGCGACGCTCGCCGAGGACTCCCTGCCCATCGGCGGCGACACCGGCACCGAGCCCGCCGTCGAGCGGGCCGTCGCCCTGCTGGAGCGCACCGCCCGGGCGGCCGGGTCCGTCCCCCTGCACAGCGTCGGGGTCGGAGCGCCGGGGCTCATCGACCCCGTCACCGGCGAACTGCGCGACAGCACCGGCCTGCCCGCCTGGCACCGGGGCCTGGTCCGGGAGCTCCAACGGCGGCTGCCCGCAACCGTCCTGGTCGAGAACGAGACCAACCTCGCCGCCGTCGCCGAGCACCGGGCGGGCGCGGCCCGCGACCGGGAGACCTTCGTCCTGCTCTGGCTCGGCCAGGGGATCGGAGCCGCCGTCATGTTGGACGGCAAGCTCCGTCAGGGTGCGTCCGGCGGTGCGGGGGAGATCGGTTTCCTCCCCGTCCCCGGAGTGGGCGGGCTGCCCTCGGCGGTCGACTGCGACGGCGGCTTCCACTCCCTGGCCGGCTCCGCCGCCCTGTGCGAACTCGCCGCCGCGCACGGCCTGGTGGACCCCGGCGCGGTGACCGACGGCCGGGAGGAGGCGGCGGCCGTGGCCGCGGTGCGGACCGCCCTGGAGGCGGGGGAGGCCGGCGAGCCCTTCCTGAAGGAGCTGGCGGACCGCCTCGCCCTCGGCGCCGCCGCCGTCGTCTCGGTGCTCGACCCCGGCTGCGTCCTGCTCGCGGGGGCCGTCGGTCACGCGGGCGGATCCGCGCTCGCCGCCCGGGTCGAGAAGCGGCTGGCCGCGATGTCACCCCTGCGGACCGAGGTCCGTGCCGGTTCGCTGGGCGACGGCGCCGTGCTGCGCGGTGCGCTGATCACCGCCCGGGACGCCGCGCAGGACGCGCTGTTCGCCCCGGAGGGCTGA
- a CDS encoding MFS transporter gives MRDDPTVTVYSTEQVKRARIAIAAVFTVHGAVTGSFATRVPWIQDHAGVSAGQLGLALAFPAIGASIAMPLAGRISHRFGARTALRWLLVLWTLALILPALAPSLVTLCAALFVYGATAGMSDVAMNALGIEVENRLDKSIMSGLHGMWSVGALIGSAAGTVAAHTATDARLHHAIAALALTALGLIACRGVLDLQSRPDEEPPPRFTLPPKSALIIGAVGFCAVFAEGASLDWSAVYLRDVLDSSDGLAAASTTAFTLTMAIARIAGDRIVDRFGAVRTVRTGGLMATAGGLLVVFSPSPAAAMCGFALLGLGVAVVVPLAFAAAGRSGPNPSQAIAGVATITYTSSLIAPSAIGSLAEATSLMVSFGVVTALAFGLVLGAGVLRSADRKVAGPAAGSGTATKSATGS, from the coding sequence ATGAGAGACGACCCGACCGTCACGGTCTACAGCACGGAACAGGTGAAGCGGGCGCGGATCGCCATCGCCGCGGTCTTCACCGTCCACGGGGCGGTGACCGGCAGTTTCGCGACCCGGGTGCCATGGATCCAGGATCACGCCGGGGTGAGCGCGGGCCAGCTCGGCCTGGCGCTGGCCTTCCCGGCGATCGGCGCGTCGATCGCGATGCCGCTCGCCGGCCGGATCAGCCACCGGTTCGGCGCGCGGACCGCCCTGCGGTGGCTGCTGGTCCTGTGGACGCTGGCGCTGATCCTGCCCGCGCTCGCGCCGAGCCTGGTCACGCTGTGCGCGGCGCTGTTCGTCTACGGGGCGACGGCCGGGATGTCCGACGTGGCGATGAACGCCCTGGGCATCGAGGTGGAGAACCGTCTCGACAAGTCGATCATGTCGGGCCTGCACGGCATGTGGAGCGTGGGAGCGCTGATCGGCTCGGCGGCGGGCACCGTCGCCGCGCACACCGCGACCGATGCCCGTCTGCACCACGCCATCGCGGCCCTGGCGCTCACGGCACTGGGGCTGATCGCCTGCCGGGGCGTCCTCGATCTCCAGAGCCGCCCGGACGAGGAGCCGCCGCCGCGTTTCACGCTGCCGCCGAAGTCGGCCCTGATCATCGGGGCGGTCGGGTTCTGCGCGGTGTTCGCGGAGGGCGCGAGCCTGGACTGGTCGGCCGTCTACCTGCGGGACGTCCTGGACAGCTCGGACGGCCTCGCCGCCGCGTCCACCACCGCGTTCACCCTGACGATGGCGATAGCCCGGATCGCCGGGGACCGGATCGTCGACCGGTTCGGCGCGGTCCGCACGGTGCGCACCGGCGGCCTGATGGCCACCGCGGGCGGGCTGCTGGTCGTGTTCTCGCCCTCCCCCGCGGCCGCGATGTGCGGCTTCGCCCTGCTGGGCCTCGGCGTGGCGGTCGTGGTCCCGCTGGCCTTCGCGGCGGCGGGGCGCAGCGGGCCGAACCCGAGCCAGGCCATCGCGGGCGTCGCCACCATCACGTACACCTCCAGCCTGATCGCCCCCTCCGCGATCGGTTCGCTGGCCGAGGCCACCTCGCTGATGGTGTCGTTCGGCGTGGTGACGGCGCTGGCCTTCGGCCTGGTGCTGGGCGCCGGGGTGCTGCGGTCCGCCGACCGCAAGGTCGCCGGCCCGGCGGCCGGAAGCGGTACGGCGACGAAGAGCGCGACCGGGAGCTGA